TTCTTCTAACTGCTGATTCTGACACTACTGACACTACTCTACCTATACTTCTCGCGTAGGATAATCGTAAAACGTCAATAGctttttatgtaatttgttCTTTTATAAACTGTAATTGCATTATGTGATAGACTtcataatatctttatttctatTGTCTCTATTAATAATCAATAGATCTTTATTTGTATTCAGAAACTTTCGGGGTTACCGAAGATGACAaacgtaagtaaataaataaataaatattataggacattattacacaaattgactaagcaccacagtaagctcaagaaggcttgtgttgtgggtactcaggcaacgatatatataataggtatataaatacacagaaaacacccaagactcaggaacaaatatccgtgctcatcacacaaataaatacccttaccaggatttgaacccgggaccatcggcttcataggcagggtagtgatccattaggccagacaggtcgtcaagtTTGCACTGCACATTTGAAGTTTCTTTGTTACTGCACTGCTATTATGACGTCACGATAATGGCGGCTGCCTTTTTGGCGCGAACTTTATCGTTTAAGTTGTTGTAGCTgccgtgcaggtcagggtctcgacgactcaaataaaacttcgattgataataaagtgaagtataatcttccaaaaggtactggtttagaagcgttcttgccaaaacggttaaatgtagaaagtgcgtgttgatagtatggaggatgatgaaagagtgatttgcaatatttgatcagtacaaaaaggtGTTACTACACGTGTTTCAAAAACAACGATAACATCCACATATGTATCAACCGTCAAGATCTAATTCTACTACCGAGTCAGAGTCAAATATTAGTGGAAGGCACTGTGGAGAAAGGCTGTCTACTGGTCAACAATGGTgctgcttttttatttcaagacatTCGTTATGAATTGAACGGTGTGGAGATTGATCGAGCGAGAAACTGCGGCATCACGTCCACCATTAAGGGACTAGTCTCATACACCAAGGAAATGGACCATAGTCTTCAGACAGCGGGGTGGGAAGTTGGTGCTAAAAAGATACATGACAAGTTTACATTAACCATACCACTATCTCATTTCTTGGGTTTCGCCGAGGACTACAAGAAGGTAATAATGAATGGGAAACACGAGTTGATATTAAATCGCGCCAGTATAGATGTAAACTGTTTAGATTTAGCACCCGTTGATCCGAATACGGTACCGAAACCGCCGACTCCAAATGGTGAGATTGAAATCACTCGTGTCACATGGAGGATGCCAGTcataaaagtatctgataagGAGAAACTGCGCTTAATGTCGTATGTTGAGGGCAGCATACCAGTTCAGATAGCGTTCCGCACGTGGGAACTGTATGAATATCCCATACTACCTTCCTCAGAACGTCATATTTGGTGCATCAAGACTAGTACTCAGCTGGAGAAACCTCGCTATCTCATTGTTGGTTTCCAAACGGCACGCAGGAACGACAAGACCAAAGATATGAGTATATTCGACCATTGTAATCTTACCAATTGCAGGGTGTATTTGAATGCACAGTATTATCCATACGATCCTTTTTCggctgaatttaaaacaaacaactatgcGCTCTTATATGATGCATTTACCAATTTCCAACGATCGTACTACAGCCGTGATCATACCAGCCCTCAAGTAAATTATGCTCATTACAAGACACACTCTCCATTAATAGTCATTGACACGTCCAGACAGTGTGACAGCTTCAACTCGGGAGCTGGtgctattgatattaaattggaAATGGAGTTTAAAGAGAATGTACCTGCCAACACCACGGCATACTGTCTCATTATCAATGATTCACTGTTTGAGTACAACGCTCTCACCAGTGCCACACGTAAAATCATTCAGTAGAGCATTGACCACCCTCAATTGTAAACGTGTCTTGGAACtttgaaaatacgtttaaaaaatgaattattcaaacatttttttaccttcttacACACCGTCGATTGATTGTTCCGGTGCTGGTGATGGTTGCTGTGAGCTGAGCAAGAGTGTCTACAATCTCAAACGCTGTCCTGCTGGTGCAAGTGCTCCGATTGCAAATATCCATGTATACTTGAAGTTGCAGTTTATTGAAGCTAAAATCAGATTACATACCTGTGTCAGTTTTAATGGCCATTATGAACTCACCTGTGAAGAATGGAATGCAATGTTTGCGGAAAAAGTTGACGTCATTGGAAACTTCTTTCATAGCCCAATGTGTGTTTCACCAGAGCTGATTCAGTGCGATCGTCTTCGGATGTGTATCTCTCCTGTACCGTTACTTTTACTCAGCTGTGACAATGAACCGGTGACGAACACACACCCCTTGGTGATAAACCACATGGAATGGAGTCATATCGAATGTGTTATGGAGTGTATTAACGCACGTATCGgatacttgaacaaaataaagtcTACCTACGAAAACCGTCTCAActtcttcaagaaacatttcaagATATATCACCCCGCTAATGTTCAACATGCACGCAATATTATAGGTAGTTTGTGCAATGTAAACGATATTGTCGACTCTGAAATCAAGTGTTATGCCAccgatattttgtgtaatacctatattttcaattgaaacggttaaagtttcatgaaaataaaaataaaaaacaataactaacctatttattttttattttaacatagaaTCCTTATCTTTCTTCCTCCCCTACACCAATGCAATTGTAGGCTGTACAGTAATAACGCGcagtaataattgaatattacgtcttttttttctactcacaaAGTGGGTTCACCAGAGTATACTTGAAGATATGTAATCATTCACTTGTGTTTGGTCGACGGGAAATCCCCGTTTTCTCTAACCATTCTCAGTCAAGCCCGATGATGCAATAATGACTCACTCTGTGTCGACACGTGCAAATCATGTGTGGGCGTCGCATGGCGCGTCGCCGGCCAGGCTCCCCTTCCCCGCTTCGCCGCGCACCGCAGACGTCAGCGCACGAGTCGAGGTCGACCTCGACACGTGCGCAGACGCCAGCGCATGGCATGATGCAACTCACTTAGTTGCCCGCAGCCCGCCTCACGGCACGATCGTACCGTTGTCTGAGCGAGTGAATTGAAGCATCACCATGGCGTTGTTACATCATTGCAACTTTTGTAACGAAGATGTATTATCAAACTGTTTGATATCTCATTCGGAAAGTGACCGCCACATCCTGCTTTGTGCACAAGAAAAGTCTGCCGACGGTGCTGTTTACATTGTTGACAGTGCCTTCAAGTGCAGAATAATTACATACCGGATTAATGGGAGTGCAGACATTTTGGatcctaaaatgtatttgttgaatATTGGAGAAACGCTTGAAAAGCTGATTACCATTgaactaaaaacacataaacatgtaaaaataaatgttgaactcTTTGGTACTTTTGTGAAAACCAATGCTGAAGGTGAAGTGATACGTGATCTAAAGTCATTCAACACAAAAAACGTGGCTCTGCATAAAGACTGTAtggattttccatcgtattttgaacaaatatccttgtgtatttccaaaaaatgtgaAGATTTCGACGAAAGGGACAGCGGTTGGGGTCTCGAGAAGATTGAGTTTCTCAACGTCAACGTTAACAAATATCAACCACTCAAAGGATCTACATATATACCACTGCCACCCGAGGTGCAAGCGAAGAGGGCATGTGTTAACGTGAAAAATCGTGATAACAAGTGTTTTTATTGGGCCATCATTAGTGCTCTCTATCCAGTTGATAAAAACAGTGATCGTCCCTCATCGTACCCACATTATACAGACATTTTTAACGTGACAGGTATAAAAGATCCGGTTTGTCTCTCGgacattaaaaagtttgaaaaattaaataaaatcagtgtTAATGTATATGGTATTGATACAGATAAGAAAAGGGATGACAGGGGTCTGACTATTGTACCTCTACGTATTTCGAAAATGTCTTGCGAAaatcatgtaaatttgttatattttgagaGAGGTGATGTTTCACATTATTGTTGGATTAAAAATTTGTCTCGTTTAGTGAGTTCGCAAATTAGTAAGCATGGAAAAACAACATGGATATGTGATGGGTGTTTACACccctttgcaaataaaaataaactagatcgACACCGAGCAATTGGTTGTGGGGAGACACTTGTAGAGCTACCTAagcctaataataaatacttacgtttcaaaaattataaaaataaaatgaaagtgccatttgtaatttatggtgACTTTGAATCGATTTTAGTTCCATTAGCTAATGAAAAGTCTAATACTACAAGTGCTACTTGTAACACCCATAAACATGTGCCATGTAGTTTTTcctattatattcattgtgaatatgacaataatttatcCAAATTTGTTATCTATCGCGGTGAAGATTGTGTGGAGAAATTTATACAGAGCATTCGTGAAGACGCTGATAGAATCATAAAAATCTTGCAAAAAGTCgtaccaccaaaaaaaaattacagcgacAGCACCGGTGCTAACACATCCTCcaatatatgtcatatttgcaagaaaaaaattggagatGATGAAGCTTATGTAATTGATCATTGTCATTTAACGGGTAATATTAGAGGCAAAACACACAATTCATGTAATTTGAATTACCAATTACCAAAGTTTATACCAGTCGTCTTTCACAATTTGAGCGGTTACGATTGTCATCTATTCATTAAGGAATTAGCCAAGATTAAGGGAAAGTTAACCTGCATTCCCATtaacaaggaaaaatatatttcattcgaTTTAAGGATTGACGAATACAGTCTAAGGTTTGTCGACTCGTATAAATTCATGTCAAGTAGCTTGGATAAACTAGTTTCAAACCTTTCACAGGACCAATTCAAAATACTACCAAATTTCTTACCACCATCCGATAATTGTTACGAACGTGAGAAATATATGAAGTTACATACGCGTAAG
The Cydia pomonella isolate Wapato2018A unplaced genomic scaffold, ilCydPomo1 PGA_scaffold_60, whole genome shotgun sequence genome window above contains:
- the LOC133534136 gene encoding uncharacterized protein LOC133534136, which encodes MDHSLQTAGWEVGAKKIHDKFTLTIPLSHFLGFAEDYKKVIMNGKHELILNRASIDVNCLDLAPVDPNTVPKPPTPNGEIEITRVTWRMPVIKVSDKEKLRLMSYVEGSIPVQIAFRTWELYEYPILPSSERHIWCIKTSTQLEKPRYLIVGFQTARRNDKTKDMSIFDHCNLTNCRVYLNAQYYPYDPFSAEFKTNNYALLYDAFTNFQRSYYSRDHTSPQVNYAHYKTHSPLIVIDTSRQCDSFNSGAGAIDIKLEMEFKENVPANTTAYCLIINDSLFEYNALTSATRKIIQ